In Holophagales bacterium, one DNA window encodes the following:
- a CDS encoding AtpZ/AtpI family protein, translated as MKRLPADRPSWMRLASAGFDLAAAIGGFTLIGYWVDRHWDSAPWGVLTGALLGLVGGLYNLIRASLAAASEAQREDHDRESRS; from the coding sequence ATGAAGCGACTACCAGCCGACCGACCGTCCTGGATGCGCTTGGCCAGCGCCGGATTCGACTTGGCGGCCGCCATCGGCGGGTTCACGCTGATCGGCTACTGGGTCGATCGACACTGGGACAGCGCCCCCTGGGGCGTGTTGACCGGCGCCCTGCTGGGGCTCGTCGGAGGACTGTACAACCTGATCAGGGCCTCGCTCGCTGCGGCTTCCGAAGCCCAGCGCGAGGACCACGACCGAGAGAGCCGTTCTTGA
- a CDS encoding methylmalonyl-CoA carboxyltransferase, with protein sequence MMGDNPGLQELARRLEAATLGGGAERIHKQHEAGKLTARERVELLLDGGSFVEIDALVTHRCRDFGMERQEMPGDGVVCGYGTIEGRLVYVFAQDFTVFGGSLSETNARKICKVMDLALENGAPVIGLNDSGGARIQEGVNSLAGYADIFLRNTLTSGVIPQISAIMGPCAGGAVYSPAITDFILMVESTSYMFVTGPDVIKTVTHEEVSKEELGGASTHASRSGVCHVTVPNDAACLASIRELLSFLPSNNLEEPPLGPTDDDPNREDPGLDDVVPRDPNRPYDIKKLIAGLVDNGKFYEIHAAYARNLVVGFARFGGRPVGIVANQPAYLAGVLDIDASLKGARFVRFCDAFNIPLVTFEDVPGFLPGTQQEFGGIIKHGAKLLFAFAEATVPKITVITRKAYGGAYCVMASKHIRTDVNLAYPTAEIAVMGPEGAVNILYKRELDAAGDEAPAVRAQKVAEYRAKFSNPYIAAERGFIDAVIAPRTTRSHIVRALRQLRSKRASMPPKKHGNIPL encoded by the coding sequence ATGATGGGCGACAATCCGGGGCTTCAGGAGCTCGCGCGGCGGCTCGAGGCGGCCACGCTCGGCGGCGGGGCGGAGCGGATCCACAAGCAGCACGAGGCGGGCAAGCTGACGGCGCGCGAGCGGGTCGAATTGCTGCTCGACGGCGGGTCGTTCGTCGAGATCGACGCGCTCGTCACGCATCGCTGTCGCGACTTCGGCATGGAACGCCAGGAGATGCCGGGCGACGGTGTGGTCTGCGGGTACGGCACCATCGAGGGGCGGCTGGTCTACGTCTTCGCCCAGGACTTCACCGTCTTCGGCGGCTCGCTCTCCGAGACCAACGCCCGCAAGATCTGCAAGGTGATGGACCTCGCGCTGGAGAACGGTGCGCCGGTGATCGGTTTGAACGACTCCGGCGGCGCCCGCATCCAGGAGGGGGTGAACTCGCTCGCCGGCTACGCCGACATCTTTCTGCGCAATACCCTGACCTCCGGCGTCATCCCGCAGATCAGCGCGATCATGGGGCCGTGCGCGGGTGGGGCGGTCTACTCGCCGGCGATCACCGACTTCATTCTGATGGTCGAGTCGACGAGCTACATGTTCGTCACCGGTCCCGACGTCATCAAGACGGTCACCCACGAGGAGGTGTCGAAGGAGGAGCTGGGCGGAGCCTCGACGCATGCCAGCCGGAGCGGGGTCTGCCACGTCACGGTCCCCAACGACGCCGCCTGTCTCGCCTCGATCCGGGAGCTCCTCTCCTTCCTGCCGAGCAACAACCTCGAGGAGCCGCCGCTCGGGCCGACTGACGACGACCCGAATCGCGAGGACCCGGGGCTCGACGACGTGGTGCCGCGCGATCCGAACCGCCCATACGACATCAAGAAGCTGATCGCCGGGCTGGTCGACAACGGCAAGTTCTACGAGATCCACGCCGCCTATGCGCGCAATCTGGTGGTCGGCTTCGCGCGCTTCGGTGGGCGCCCGGTGGGCATCGTCGCCAACCAGCCCGCCTACCTTGCCGGCGTGCTCGACATCGACGCGTCACTCAAGGGCGCCCGCTTCGTCCGCTTCTGCGATGCCTTCAACATCCCGCTCGTCACCTTCGAGGACGTGCCCGGGTTCCTGCCGGGCACACAGCAGGAGTTCGGCGGCATCATCAAGCACGGGGCCAAGCTGCTCTTCGCCTTCGCCGAGGCCACGGTGCCGAAGATCACCGTGATCACCCGCAAGGCCTACGGCGGCGCCTACTGCGTCATGGCCTCGAAGCACATCCGCACCGACGTCAACCTGGCCTATCCCACCGCCGAGATCGCCGTGATGGGTCCGGAGGGGGCGGTGAACATCCTCTACAAGCGCGAGCTCGACGCGGCCGGCGACGAGGCGCCGGCCGTCCGGGCGCAGAAGGTCGCCGAGTACCGGGCGAAGTTCTCCAACCCGTACATCGCCGCCGAACGCGGGTTCATCGACGCGGTGATCGCGCCGCGCACCACCCGGTCGCACATCGTCCGCGCGCTGCGCCAGTTGCGCAGCAAGCGTGCCTCGATGCCGCCGAAGAAGCACGGCAACATCCCGCTCTGA
- the rpiB gene encoding ribose 5-phosphate isomerase B — translation MKIAVGSDHAGFELKAHLVAFLVQGGHEVVDLGVDAPVRSDYPDQAAAVGAAVATGEAARGLLVCGTGVGMAIAANKVRGVRAANCDELFVARLARAHNDANVLALGARVIGPGLAEAILEAFLETPFDGGRHALRVGKIGDLEG, via the coding sequence ATGAAGATTGCCGTCGGCTCCGACCACGCCGGGTTCGAGCTCAAGGCTCATCTGGTGGCCTTCCTGGTGCAGGGTGGTCACGAGGTGGTCGATCTCGGAGTCGACGCGCCGGTGCGCAGCGACTACCCGGACCAGGCCGCGGCGGTGGGTGCGGCGGTCGCCACCGGCGAGGCCGCGCGCGGCCTGCTGGTCTGCGGCACCGGCGTCGGCATGGCGATCGCGGCCAACAAAGTGCGAGGCGTCCGGGCGGCCAATTGCGACGAGCTGTTCGTCGCTCGTCTCGCCCGAGCTCACAACGATGCCAATGTCCTCGCGCTGGGCGCCCGGGTGATCGGGCCAGGCCTGGCCGAGGCGATCCTCGAGGCCTTCCTCGAGACGCCGTTCGACGGCGGCCGGCACGCCCTGCGTGTCGGGAAGATCGGCGACCTCGAGGGCTGA
- a CDS encoding serine hydroxymethyltransferase produces the protein MSMEQHLAATDPEVAAAIERERRRQNDGLELIASENFVSRAVLEAAGSVLTNKYAEGYPGKRYYGGCEHVDEVERLAISRALELFGAEHANVQPHSGTSANMAVYFAFLRPGDTLLGMDLSCGGHLTHGHRLSYSGRDFQVVPYGVDRSSERIDYAEVGRLAREHRPKIIVCGASAYSRVIDFAAFRAIADEVGALLMADIAHIAGLVAAGLHPSPVPHCDVVTTTTHKTLRGPRGGLILCRAQHAKEIDRAVFPGVQGGPLMHIIAAKAVALHEALTPEFRAYQGRIVANAARLATRLVGHGFRIVSGGTDNHVFLVDVAAKGLTGKVAEKALDQAGITVNKNTIPFDANPPLVASGIRIGTPALTTRGMDPAAMDEVGDLIAAALAAPEDAGALAEVRRRVRLLAGRFPLYDALA, from the coding sequence ATGTCCATGGAGCAACATCTCGCCGCCACCGATCCGGAGGTCGCGGCAGCCATCGAGCGTGAGCGCCGCCGTCAGAACGACGGCCTCGAGCTCATCGCCTCGGAGAACTTCGTCAGCCGTGCGGTGCTCGAAGCGGCCGGAAGCGTGCTGACGAACAAGTACGCCGAGGGTTATCCCGGCAAGCGCTACTACGGCGGCTGCGAGCACGTCGACGAGGTCGAGCGACTCGCCATCTCCCGTGCGCTCGAGCTGTTCGGCGCCGAGCATGCCAACGTCCAGCCGCACTCCGGCACCTCGGCCAACATGGCGGTCTACTTCGCGTTCCTGCGGCCCGGCGACACCCTGCTCGGCATGGACCTGTCGTGCGGCGGTCACCTGACGCACGGACACCGACTTTCCTATTCCGGGCGCGACTTCCAGGTCGTTCCCTATGGCGTCGACCGTTCGAGCGAGCGGATCGACTACGCCGAGGTCGGCCGGCTGGCGCGCGAGCATCGGCCGAAGATCATCGTCTGCGGCGCTTCGGCCTACAGCCGGGTGATCGACTTCGCCGCCTTCCGTGCCATCGCCGACGAGGTCGGGGCGCTGCTGATGGCCGACATCGCCCACATCGCCGGCCTGGTGGCGGCGGGTCTCCATCCGTCGCCGGTGCCCCATTGCGACGTGGTGACGACCACCACCCACAAGACGTTGCGCGGTCCGCGCGGCGGGCTCATCCTCTGTCGTGCGCAGCACGCCAAGGAGATCGACCGGGCGGTCTTCCCGGGCGTGCAGGGCGGTCCGCTGATGCACATCATCGCCGCCAAGGCGGTGGCGCTCCACGAGGCGCTCACGCCCGAGTTCCGGGCCTACCAGGGGCGCATCGTCGCCAATGCGGCGCGCCTCGCCACCCGCCTGGTCGGACACGGATTCCGCATCGTCTCCGGCGGCACGGACAATCACGTTTTCCTCGTCGACGTCGCGGCCAAGGGACTGACCGGCAAGGTGGCGGAGAAGGCGCTCGACCAGGCCGGAATCACCGTCAACAAGAACACCATCCCCTTCGACGCCAATCCGCCGCTCGTCGCTTCGGGGATCCGCATCGGCACGCCGGCGCTGACCACCCGCGGGATGGACCCGGCAGCGATGGACGAGGTCGGCGATCTGATCGCCGCGGCTCTCGCGGCGCCGGAGGACGCCGGGGCGCTCGCCGAGGTGCGCCGCCGGGTGCGGCTGCTCGCCGGAAGGTTCCCGCTCTACGACGCGCTCGCATGA
- a CDS encoding 3-deoxy-7-phosphoheptulonate synthase class II: protein MDWTPDSWRRCPATQQPDYADGDELDAVVAQLTALPPLVSSWEVESLKAQIAEAAAGRRFLLQGGDCAESFADCNSAQIAAKLKILLQMSLVLVHGSKKRIIRVGRFAGQYAKPRSAAQETQGDLSLPAYRGDLINRVPFSPEDRRPDPHLLLRGYERAGLTLNFIRALIDGGFADLHHPEYWDLDFVRHSPLAVEYQKMVEAIADSLRFMETLAGAKVGEIDRVDFFTSHEGLHLLYEQAQTRRVPHRSGWYNLTTHLPWIGVRTSQPDGAHVEYFRGIANPIAVKVGPTTTPAWLEELLAILHPSNEPGRLTLIHRFGAREIARRLPALVETVRASGKQVLWVCDPMHGNTESTSSGLKTRRFEHILAELESAFEIHHELGSYLGGVHFELTGENVTECLGGARGLSDDDLPRSYRSQVDPRLNYEQALEMAMLIARRMARVA, encoded by the coding sequence ATGGACTGGACCCCCGATTCCTGGCGCCGTTGCCCGGCGACGCAGCAACCCGACTACGCCGACGGCGACGAGCTCGACGCCGTCGTCGCCCAACTGACGGCGCTGCCGCCGCTCGTCTCCTCCTGGGAGGTCGAGTCGCTCAAGGCGCAGATCGCCGAGGCGGCAGCCGGGCGGCGTTTCCTGCTCCAGGGGGGCGACTGCGCCGAGAGCTTCGCCGACTGCAACTCGGCGCAGATCGCCGCCAAGCTCAAGATCCTCCTGCAGATGAGCCTCGTGCTCGTGCATGGCAGCAAGAAGCGGATCATCCGCGTCGGACGGTTCGCCGGCCAGTACGCCAAACCCCGCTCGGCGGCGCAGGAGACACAGGGCGATCTCTCGCTGCCGGCCTACCGCGGCGACTTGATCAACCGCGTGCCGTTCTCCCCGGAGGATCGGCGGCCCGATCCCCACCTGCTGTTGCGCGGTTACGAGCGGGCAGGGCTGACGCTGAACTTCATCCGCGCGCTGATCGACGGCGGATTCGCCGACCTGCACCACCCCGAGTACTGGGATCTCGACTTCGTTCGTCACTCGCCGCTCGCCGTCGAGTACCAGAAGATGGTCGAGGCGATCGCCGACTCGCTGCGGTTCATGGAGACCCTCGCCGGGGCGAAGGTGGGAGAGATCGACCGCGTCGACTTCTTCACCAGCCACGAAGGGCTGCATCTGCTCTACGAGCAGGCCCAGACCCGACGCGTGCCGCACCGCTCCGGCTGGTACAACCTCACGACCCACCTGCCGTGGATCGGCGTGCGGACCTCCCAGCCGGACGGGGCACACGTCGAGTACTTCCGCGGGATCGCCAACCCGATCGCCGTCAAGGTCGGACCGACGACGACGCCCGCGTGGCTCGAGGAGCTGCTCGCCATCCTCCACCCGAGCAACGAGCCGGGCCGGCTGACGCTGATCCACCGCTTCGGCGCGCGCGAGATCGCGCGTCGGCTGCCGGCGCTCGTCGAGACGGTGCGAGCGAGCGGCAAGCAGGTGTTGTGGGTCTGCGACCCGATGCACGGCAACACCGAAAGCACCTCGTCGGGACTCAAGACCCGGCGCTTCGAGCACATCCTCGCCGAGCTCGAGAGCGCCTTCGAGATCCACCACGAGCTCGGCAGCTACCTCGGCGGCGTGCACTTCGAGCTCACCGGAGAGAACGTCACCGAGTGTCTCGGCGGCGCCCGGGGCCTGTCGGACGACGACCTGCCGCGTTCCTATCGCAGCCAGGTCGATCCGCGCCTCAACTACGAGCAGGCGCTCGAGATGGCGATGCTCATTGCCCGTCGGATGGCGCGGGTCGCGTAG
- a CDS encoding serine/threonine protein kinase, which produces MDEPSGSPDSATDPLIGRVVDGYRIDRLLGAGGMGRVYRAHDSRLDRNVAIKFLARSTPEQEVRFQREALAISAINDPNVAAIFTRGVDAGQAYYVMEYLDGDSLARYLSPGERLALPRAIDFLQQAARGLAAAAERGLIHRDVKPSNLMLQGSDRLKVVDFGLARRLGGDLSLTETDTTIGTPHYISPEQALGQATDHRSDIYSLGATFYHLLSGFPPFEAETPVSLLLQHVNSPLPPLRSRNPRVPPAIARIIERMMAKDPAQRYPTYAELLDDLARAAPGRGEPALATGRTTLLPMAPVAAPSGGFPLPLRIAAVLLVAIPLLIWIVGRSGRGRVEQQGGAASSSPESGNADLARLGLPANQISGDQIELLQRLSAGDTSPEVLAAADGLPGPAAEAVKAALRARTLAKMRRIAVAVEARFAQEGQLPPDLATVASDMGIRPSELNDAWGRPILLETPSYDEHQVISLGPDGVRGNADDIVLVNGSIESGGLPEMGMPGGLRGPGGSPPGGAQGFDDGEMPVATRPAPSDGQ; this is translated from the coding sequence ATGGACGAGCCCTCGGGTTCCCCGGACTCCGCAACCGACCCGCTGATCGGCCGTGTCGTCGACGGCTATCGCATCGACCGCCTGCTCGGCGCCGGCGGCATGGGACGGGTCTACCGTGCTCACGACTCGCGACTCGACCGCAATGTCGCGATCAAGTTCCTCGCTCGCAGCACGCCGGAGCAGGAGGTTCGCTTCCAGCGCGAGGCCCTGGCCATCTCGGCGATCAACGACCCGAATGTCGCCGCGATCTTCACCCGGGGCGTTGACGCCGGCCAGGCCTACTACGTCATGGAGTACCTCGACGGCGATTCGCTCGCCCGCTATCTTTCCCCCGGAGAGCGGCTGGCGCTGCCCCGCGCGATCGACTTCCTGCAGCAGGCGGCGCGCGGGCTCGCCGCGGCGGCCGAGCGCGGCCTGATCCATCGCGACGTCAAGCCGTCGAACCTCATGCTGCAGGGGAGCGACCGGCTGAAGGTCGTCGACTTCGGCCTGGCGCGGCGCCTCGGCGGGGACCTCTCGCTGACCGAGACCGACACGACCATCGGCACGCCCCACTACATTTCGCCCGAGCAGGCGCTGGGTCAGGCGACCGATCACCGCTCCGACATCTACTCGCTCGGCGCGACCTTCTACCACCTGCTCTCCGGTTTCCCGCCGTTCGAGGCGGAGACGCCGGTGTCGCTGCTGCTCCAGCACGTGAATTCGCCGCTTCCACCGCTGCGCTCGCGCAATCCGCGCGTTCCCCCCGCGATCGCCCGGATCATCGAGCGCATGATGGCCAAGGATCCGGCGCAGCGCTACCCGACCTATGCCGAATTGCTCGATGACCTCGCACGGGCCGCGCCGGGACGCGGCGAGCCGGCGCTCGCCACCGGGCGGACGACGCTCCTGCCGATGGCTCCCGTTGCGGCGCCGAGCGGCGGATTCCCGCTCCCGCTGCGCATCGCCGCGGTGCTCCTCGTCGCGATCCCGCTCCTGATCTGGATCGTCGGCCGGAGTGGCCGCGGCCGTGTCGAGCAGCAGGGCGGCGCCGCGAGCTCGTCGCCGGAGAGCGGCAACGCCGACCTCGCCCGCCTCGGACTGCCGGCGAACCAGATCTCGGGAGACCAGATCGAGCTCCTGCAGCGCCTGTCGGCCGGCGACACCTCACCGGAGGTGCTGGCCGCCGCCGACGGCCTCCCCGGCCCCGCCGCCGAGGCGGTGAAGGCGGCCCTGCGCGCTCGCACCCTCGCCAAGATGCGCCGGATCGCGGTGGCGGTCGAGGCTCGCTTCGCCCAGGAGGGGCAACTGCCGCCGGACCTCGCCACGGTGGCGAGCGACATGGGGATCCGCCCCTCCGAGCTCAACGACGCGTGGGGGCGGCCGATCTTGCTCGAGACCCCGAGCTACGACGAGCACCAGGTGATCTCGCTCGGACCCGACGGCGTTCGCGGGAACGCCGACGACATCGTGCTGGTCAACGGCTCGATCGAAAGCGGAGGGCTGCCCGAGATGGGGATGCCCGGTGGTCTCCGCGGACCCGGCGGATCACCGCCCGGCGGTGCTCAGGGGTTCGACGACGGCGAAATGCCGGTGGCTACGCGACCCGCGCCATCCGACGGGCAATGA
- a CDS encoding bifunctional folylpolyglutamate synthase/dihydrofolate synthase — translation MPSATDLGALLARLEEQGIRLGLERMAELLAALGSPERAVATVLVGGTNGKGSTSALLERSLRAAGLRTGLYISPHLEDPVERIRVDGACLSPDALGRLLDEICGKTPGLPTYFEAFTAAAFLAFARAGLDLAVVEVGMGGRLDATNLCAPELSLVSSIDFDHQEYLGSTLSAIAREKAGIFRPDRPALLLAGGAEATAALLDAATTRRAAALDLTPWLAASDVLASGWNGIEVRLATPAGTRDLHCSLAGRHQAGNLLLAVAAVEALRAGGRTIPEAAVVDGVSRCRWPGRLESVILPDGRRVLLDAAHNPGGVARLAEFLDERGEHFTLLFAALRDKELARMLPPLAARAETVVLTAAASPRSATPEELARWLAVDRPARLETDRQRALDAALGQETDLLVICGSIYLIGEMRRSLSQRFGVPPAARESE, via the coding sequence ATGCCCTCGGCAACCGACCTCGGCGCCCTGCTCGCGCGGCTCGAGGAGCAGGGGATCCGGCTCGGGCTCGAGCGGATGGCGGAGCTGCTCGCCGCCCTGGGCTCGCCGGAACGCGCGGTCGCCACGGTGCTCGTCGGCGGCACGAACGGCAAGGGCTCGACCTCGGCCCTCCTCGAACGATCGCTGCGCGCCGCCGGGCTGCGTACCGGCCTCTACATCTCCCCTCACCTCGAAGATCCGGTCGAGCGGATCCGCGTCGACGGCGCCTGCCTCTCGCCTGACGCACTCGGCAGGTTGCTCGACGAGATCTGCGGCAAGACGCCCGGGCTGCCGACCTATTTCGAGGCCTTCACCGCGGCGGCCTTCCTCGCCTTTGCCCGCGCCGGTCTCGACCTCGCGGTCGTCGAGGTCGGGATGGGCGGACGGCTCGACGCGACGAACCTCTGCGCCCCGGAGCTCTCTCTCGTCAGCTCGATCGACTTCGACCATCAGGAGTACCTGGGCTCGACGCTCTCGGCGATCGCCCGCGAGAAGGCGGGAATCTTCCGGCCCGACCGACCGGCGCTGCTGCTCGCCGGCGGCGCCGAAGCCACGGCCGCACTGCTCGACGCCGCCACGACGCGCCGGGCGGCCGCGCTCGACCTCACACCGTGGCTCGCCGCGAGCGACGTGCTCGCGTCGGGGTGGAACGGGATCGAGGTCCGCCTCGCCACCCCGGCGGGGACCCGGGACCTCCACTGCTCGCTTGCCGGACGGCACCAGGCAGGCAACCTCTTGCTCGCCGTGGCCGCCGTCGAGGCGCTTCGCGCCGGCGGACGGACGATCCCGGAGGCCGCCGTGGTCGACGGCGTCTCGCGTTGTCGCTGGCCGGGGCGACTGGAGTCCGTGATTCTCCCCGACGGCCGGCGGGTGTTGCTGGATGCGGCGCACAATCCCGGGGGGGTCGCCCGGCTGGCCGAGTTCCTCGACGAACGCGGCGAGCACTTCACCCTGCTGTTCGCCGCCCTGCGGGACAAGGAGCTCGCCCGGATGCTGCCGCCGCTCGCCGCTCGCGCCGAGACGGTCGTCCTCACCGCCGCGGCGAGCCCACGCAGCGCGACACCCGAGGAGCTTGCCCGATGGCTCGCGGTCGACCGGCCGGCTCGGCTCGAAACCGATCGCCAGCGAGCGCTCGACGCGGCGCTCGGCCAGGAGACCGACCTCCTCGTCATCTGCGGCTCGATCTACCTGATCGGTGAAATGCGGCGCTCGCTGAGCCAGCGCTTCGGCGTGCCCCCGGCCGCCCGGGAGTCGGAGTAG
- a CDS encoding acetyl-CoA carboxylase carboxyltransferase subunit beta produces the protein MAWFRKDKKPKAVRTEPARTHVPEGLWVRCEDCREIVYGKELDRNLRICPKCGYHFRIDAPARIALLLDEPTPRELFRGVRPTDPLKFRDSRPYADRLRAYQEAVGVADAVIVVEGNVESIPVVLAVMDYRFMGGSMGSVVGEKITRAADLAARERKPLVVVSASGGARMQEGILSLMQMAKISTALGQLREARVPYVSVLTDPTTGGVTASFAMLGDLNIAEPGALIGFAGPRVIEQTIRQSLPEGFQRSEFLLEHGFLDLVVKRTELKETLARCLRHLAA, from the coding sequence ATGGCCTGGTTCCGCAAGGACAAGAAGCCCAAGGCGGTGCGCACCGAGCCAGCGCGCACGCACGTACCCGAAGGTCTGTGGGTACGCTGCGAAGACTGTCGCGAGATTGTCTACGGCAAGGAGCTCGACCGCAATCTGCGCATCTGCCCGAAGTGCGGCTACCACTTCCGCATCGATGCGCCGGCGCGTATTGCCCTGCTGCTCGACGAGCCGACGCCGCGTGAGCTCTTCCGCGGGGTGCGACCGACCGATCCGCTGAAGTTCCGCGACTCGCGACCCTATGCCGACCGCCTGCGGGCCTATCAGGAGGCTGTCGGGGTAGCGGACGCCGTGATCGTCGTCGAGGGGAACGTCGAGAGCATTCCGGTCGTGCTCGCCGTCATGGACTATCGCTTCATGGGCGGATCCATGGGCTCGGTGGTCGGCGAGAAGATCACCCGGGCCGCGGATCTCGCCGCCCGCGAGCGCAAGCCGCTGGTCGTGGTGTCGGCCTCCGGCGGCGCCCGCATGCAGGAGGGGATCCTCTCGCTGATGCAGATGGCCAAGATCTCCACCGCGCTCGGCCAGCTCCGCGAGGCGCGCGTCCCCTACGTCTCGGTGCTCACCGACCCGACGACCGGCGGCGTCACCGCTTCGTTCGCCATGCTCGGCGACCTCAACATCGCCGAACCTGGTGCGCTGATCGGTTTCGCCGGGCCGCGCGTCATCGAGCAGACGATCCGGCAGAGCCTGCCGGAGGGCTTCCAGCGCAGCGAGTTCCTGCTCGAGCACGGCTTCCTCGACCTTGTCGTCAAGCGCACCGAGCTGAAGGAAACGCTCGCGCGCTGCCTGCGCCACCTCGCCGCCTGA